A part of Methanohalobium evestigatum Z-7303 genomic DNA contains:
- a CDS encoding helix-turn-helix domain-containing protein has protein sequence MGEQSVQLLGSKGSMDAERIGKLMHVVRTSVDKTLEELQEKGLVEKQGES, from the coding sequence GTGGGAGAGCAGTCAGTGCAATTACTTGGTTCCAAAGGCAGTATGGATGCTGAACGTATAGGTAAATTGATGCATGTGGTGCGAACTTCGGTTGATAAAACACTGGAAGAACTGCAGGAGAAGGGTTTGGTAGAAAAACAGGGTGAATCGTAA
- a CDS encoding formylmethanofuran dehydrogenase subunit B, with amino-acid sequence MAEVIKDAICSFCGTLCDDITVTVENNKITNAERACILGQNKMVGMFEHGRIESPMIRKDGELVEVSYDEAIEKAAETLVNSNRTLSYGWASTSCEAIREGIQLAEETRSVIDSTANVCHGPSALAIQEKGLPAATVGQMKNRADVIVFWGCNPVHAHPRHMGRYSSYAKGFFTPKGRKNRKIVTVDVRNTDTAKLSDKLVQVEQGKDLLLLTAIRSAINENEDVIPDSVAGVSKDDILEVADTLKNANYSCIFFGMGTTQSRSKYKNGDAVSSLVADINQHSKCVMLSMRGHYNVAGFGQTALWEVGFPMAIDFSHGYAYYNPGETGANDLLYREEADAALIAAADPGSHFPQKSVRQLANIPLIQIDPFENPTTHIADVVIPSAVVGIEAEGTAYRMDNIPLRMKKLVDTEFNSDEQIVRDLIQKVRELKQR; translated from the coding sequence ATGGCAGAAGTAATAAAAGATGCAATTTGTTCTTTCTGCGGAACACTGTGTGATGATATCACAGTTACAGTTGAAAATAATAAAATTACCAATGCAGAACGTGCCTGCATTCTCGGTCAAAACAAAATGGTTGGAATGTTTGAGCACGGGAGAATCGAATCCCCGATGATAAGAAAAGATGGTGAACTTGTGGAAGTATCCTATGATGAAGCTATAGAAAAAGCTGCTGAAACACTGGTAAATTCCAACCGCACTCTTTCTTATGGATGGGCATCAACATCCTGTGAAGCCATACGAGAGGGCATCCAGCTGGCAGAAGAGACAAGGTCTGTAATTGATTCAACAGCTAATGTGTGCCATGGTCCTTCTGCTCTGGCAATTCAGGAAAAAGGGCTGCCTGCCGCAACTGTAGGTCAGATGAAAAACCGTGCTGATGTAATAGTTTTCTGGGGATGTAACCCAGTGCACGCCCACCCGAGACACATGGGCAGATATTCCTCCTATGCCAAAGGTTTCTTCACACCAAAAGGAAGGAAAAACAGAAAAATAGTTACCGTCGATGTCAGAAATACCGATACAGCAAAACTTTCTGATAAATTAGTACAGGTCGAGCAAGGCAAAGACCTATTATTATTAACTGCTATCAGGTCAGCAATTAACGAAAATGAGGATGTAATTCCTGATTCGGTTGCAGGTGTATCAAAAGATGATATTCTGGAAGTTGCCGACACACTGAAAAATGCCAATTATAGCTGTATATTCTTCGGTATGGGTACAACCCAGTCCCGTTCAAAATACAAGAACGGTGACGCAGTATCCTCACTTGTTGCAGACATCAACCAGCATTCAAAATGTGTCATGCTGAGTATGAGAGGTCATTATAATGTTGCAGGATTCGGACAGACTGCTTTATGGGAAGTTGGTTTCCCGATGGCTATAGATTTCTCACACGGTTATGCCTACTACAATCCGGGAGAAACCGGTGCCAATGATTTACTTTACAGAGAAGAGGCTGACGCCGCTCTGATTGCTGCTGCAGACCCAGGTTCCCATTTCCCACAGAAATCTGTCAGACAACTGGCAAATATTCCACTTATCCAGATAGACCCATTCGAAAACCCAACCACCCATATTGCAGATGTTGTGATTCCTTCAGCTGTTGTGGGTATTGAAGCTGAAGGTACTGCATACAGAATGGACAACATACCACTGAGGATGAAGAAACTGGTAGACACCGAATTTAACAGTGACGAACAGATTGTAAGAGACCTCATTCAAAAGGTAAGAGAACTCAAACAGAGGTGA
- a CDS encoding formylmethanofuran dehydrogenase subunit C: MQTVNLELKEKNSIPVEAENIKPDVFASKSKEEIEDIELWHGKKPVKISELFDVEVDGSDSAENVKIIMSGDFSRMKRIGQGMNTGEMEINGNVDMHCGCHMSGGKITVNGDADNWLGREMTGGEIVVNGNAGYYVGSGYRGEGCGMGGGKITINGDVRDYLGEHMCGGEILVNGNAGLLPAISNNGGTIIIEGNSTMAAVEMKKGTVVVKGQLAELMPSYREEGTEEYEGETYRKFTGDVNVNGKGVLLVK, from the coding sequence ATGCAGACCGTAAATCTGGAACTTAAGGAGAAAAACAGTATACCTGTAGAAGCTGAAAACATCAAGCCTGATGTTTTTGCTTCAAAATCGAAGGAAGAAATTGAAGACATTGAATTGTGGCACGGTAAAAAACCTGTCAAAATCAGTGAACTCTTTGATGTAGAGGTAGACGGTTCTGATAGTGCTGAAAACGTTAAAATCATAATGAGTGGTGATTTCTCCCGGATGAAGCGTATCGGACAGGGTATGAACACCGGTGAAATGGAAATCAACGGCAATGTTGACATGCACTGCGGATGCCACATGAGCGGCGGAAAAATTACTGTCAACGGTGATGCGGATAACTGGCTCGGTAGAGAGATGACCGGTGGAGAAATCGTTGTCAATGGTAATGCCGGTTATTATGTAGGCAGTGGATACCGTGGAGAAGGCTGCGGTATGGGCGGCGGAAAAATCACCATCAATGGTGATGTCCGCGACTATCTCGGTGAACACATGTGCGGTGGAGAGATACTGGTTAATGGAAATGCAGGGCTTTTACCTGCGATTTCAAACAACGGCGGCACGATAATCATCGAAGGCAACTCCACTATGGCTGCTGTCGAGATGAAAAAAGGTACTGTTGTTGTCAAGGGTCAACTTGCCGAACTGATGCCCTCATATAGAGAAGAAGGTACTGAAGAATATGAAGGAGAAACCTACCGCAAATTCACCGGTGACGTGAACGTCAACGGCAAAGGTGTTCTTCTGGTAAAATAA
- a CDS encoding ATPase domain-containing protein: MTEFQKLSCGIPGLDEILGGFVTPSTVLVAGTAGVGKTTMSLHILSNATKNGEKTLYVPITTESSDKFQDYVSTLEFYDDSIEIHEINRQNAEKDPLSTLIDIGNVVSSANPDRIVIDPITPLGFGFVEQEKRRFFYTLDSMIQEWNALVILTGELFEDEIHTTVISHLADGIIYLFREEVGFRTDKYLKIIKMRGIDPQIKSNYSSQKIHYDVSSEGFKIYPRLKPDENTEFEDTKIESGIKGFDPLLGDGIPKASSILIEGEPGTGKTIFSLQYIMNGLINGEPCIIVTYEEIPQQIILEASKFGWNLQSYIDEGVLKFIYTNPVDVHPAKHESFIKSNVEEMGAKRIVFDGIVNMEMTIQDPIKLRGHFQAVINYLKSKNVTSLFTTEILPGKEEITTSHDASFIMDIVVVMEYTKSSEQIKNNLHIMKSRRTSHDPQLKEYQITDSGIEILNDS, translated from the coding sequence ATGACAGAATTCCAGAAGTTATCATGTGGTATTCCAGGTTTGGATGAAATTCTGGGTGGTTTCGTCACTCCTTCTACAGTTCTTGTTGCTGGTACCGCCGGTGTTGGAAAAACCACCATGTCGCTCCACATCCTTTCAAATGCCACAAAAAACGGTGAAAAAACATTATATGTCCCAATAACCACAGAATCTTCTGATAAATTCCAAGATTATGTATCAACCTTAGAATTTTATGATGATTCAATAGAAATACATGAGATAAACCGGCAAAACGCTGAAAAAGATCCATTGAGCACGCTGATTGACATTGGCAATGTCGTTTCATCAGCAAACCCTGATAGAATTGTAATCGACCCTATAACACCACTTGGTTTCGGTTTTGTGGAGCAGGAAAAAAGGCGATTTTTCTACACCCTGGATTCAATGATTCAGGAATGGAACGCTCTGGTAATACTTACAGGTGAATTATTCGAAGATGAAATTCACACAACTGTCATCAGTCATCTCGCAGATGGTATCATCTATCTTTTCAGAGAGGAAGTCGGATTCCGCACCGATAAGTACCTAAAAATCATCAAAATGCGGGGCATCGATCCCCAGATTAAATCCAATTACAGCTCCCAGAAAATCCATTATGATGTTAGCTCAGAAGGGTTTAAAATATATCCCCGCCTTAAACCCGATGAAAATACCGAATTCGAAGATACAAAGATAGAATCTGGTATTAAGGGATTTGACCCATTGCTCGGCGATGGAATACCGAAAGCATCCAGCATACTTATTGAAGGAGAACCAGGGACGGGAAAAACCATTTTCAGCCTGCAATACATCATGAATGGTCTTATTAATGGAGAACCCTGTATAATCGTAACCTATGAAGAAATACCACAGCAGATAATACTTGAAGCAAGTAAGTTTGGATGGAATCTGCAGTCTTATATTGATGAAGGGGTGTTAAAATTCATATATACAAACCCTGTTGATGTACATCCTGCAAAACACGAATCCTTTATCAAAAGTAACGTGGAAGAGATGGGTGCAAAAAGGATTGTGTTTGATGGTATTGTTAATATGGAAATGACTATTCAAGACCCAATAAAATTACGCGGTCATTTTCAGGCTGTCATTAATTATCTAAAAAGTAAAAATGTAACATCCCTTTTTACAACTGAAATACTTCCCGGTAAAGAAGAAATAACCACAAGCCATGATGCATCGTTTATAATGGATATAGTCGTGGTTATGGAATATACCAAATCCTCCGAACAGATTAAAAATAATCTGCACATCATGAAATCACGAAGAACCAGCCATGACCCACAGTTGAAAGAATATCAAATAACCGATAGTGGCATAGAAATACTAAATGATTCTTAA
- a CDS encoding formylmethanofuran dehydrogenase subunit A, which yields MSELLIKNAAVCDPVNGVDCDKMDLAVKDGKIVESTSLSSNAKEIDADGRLTMAGAFDGHTHWAGKINVGRMMSPHDMRRNPIPGLSGKEAPTETTRAQAGYATPNTYAIGYRYAKLGYTTATEAALPLLNARHVHEEFESIPIQDKLGLSLFGDNWMVMEYIRDNEPEKLAAYVAWALKSSRGYGIKIVNPGGGESWSWGKNVTGLYDNVPNFDVTPADILLGLGKTNERLNLPHSVHIHCNNLGKPGNYETTLETMKLMEDNIKPKRDRQAAHFTHVQFHSYAGDGWRDFKSGAPMVADYLNTTENLTFDLGQVIFGPAMTMTADGPLEYANSRMLHEKWSNKDVELEGTSGVVPIDYKKKVFVNAVQWAIGLELGLLVDDPWKAMFTTDNPNGGSFVNYPEAYTYLMSSKKRDEIMSQFTDTTFDRIKLPDIDRELSLYELAIMTRGVPSKIYSMPQKGNLGVGADADIAIYDLKPDEVDTTVENDKVVEAFRGTKYTIKDGNVVVKDGDIASSPIGKTYWVNATNIPNGETENMHAELAQKFKRYYTVQQSNYMVEDEYIPRPVELEMEEA from the coding sequence ATGTCTGAATTATTAATCAAAAATGCAGCCGTCTGTGATCCTGTCAACGGTGTTGACTGCGATAAGATGGACCTGGCTGTCAAAGACGGAAAAATAGTAGAATCAACCAGCCTGTCTTCAAATGCCAAAGAAATCGATGCTGATGGCAGACTTACTATGGCAGGTGCATTCGACGGACATACACACTGGGCTGGAAAAATCAATGTCGGAAGGATGATGAGTCCCCACGACATGCGCAGAAACCCCATCCCCGGATTATCAGGTAAAGAAGCACCTACAGAGACCACAAGAGCACAAGCAGGATATGCAACACCAAACACCTATGCTATTGGTTACCGCTATGCAAAACTGGGATACACCACCGCTACTGAAGCTGCATTACCTCTGCTTAACGCACGTCATGTACACGAAGAATTTGAATCCATACCTATTCAGGACAAGTTAGGGCTCTCTCTTTTTGGTGACAACTGGATGGTAATGGAATACATAAGGGACAACGAGCCGGAAAAACTTGCCGCCTATGTTGCATGGGCTCTCAAATCATCCCGCGGATACGGTATCAAAATCGTAAATCCTGGTGGTGGTGAATCATGGAGCTGGGGTAAAAACGTTACCGGTCTCTATGATAATGTACCCAATTTTGACGTGACACCTGCTGATATACTTCTTGGCCTTGGTAAAACCAATGAACGATTGAACCTTCCGCACTCGGTGCATATCCACTGCAACAATCTCGGTAAACCGGGCAATTATGAGACCACCCTTGAGACCATGAAACTCATGGAAGACAACATCAAACCCAAGAGAGACAGGCAAGCAGCTCATTTCACCCATGTACAGTTCCATTCCTATGCAGGCGATGGATGGAGAGATTTCAAATCGGGCGCACCAATGGTTGCGGATTACCTGAACACAACAGAAAACCTGACTTTTGACCTTGGACAGGTAATATTTGGACCTGCCATGACAATGACTGCCGACGGTCCTCTGGAATACGCCAATTCACGTATGCTTCATGAAAAATGGAGCAACAAAGATGTAGAGCTTGAAGGGACTTCTGGTGTTGTACCAATCGATTACAAAAAGAAGGTCTTTGTCAATGCTGTACAATGGGCTATCGGACTTGAACTGGGTCTTCTTGTAGATGATCCATGGAAAGCCATGTTTACAACAGACAATCCAAACGGTGGATCATTTGTAAACTATCCTGAAGCCTATACGTATCTTATGAGTTCCAAGAAACGGGATGAGATCATGTCACAGTTTACAGACACCACGTTTGACAGAATAAAACTACCAGATATCGACAGGGAACTCAGCCTGTATGAACTTGCGATAATGACCCGTGGTGTCCCTTCAAAGATATACAGCATGCCTCAAAAGGGCAACCTCGGTGTAGGGGCTGATGCAGATATAGCCATATATGACCTGAAACCCGATGAAGTGGATACTACCGTTGAAAATGATAAAGTGGTCGAGGCATTCAGGGGTACAAAATACACCATCAAGGACGGAAATGTTGTAGTTAAAGACGGAGACATTGCATCCTCACCTATAGGTAAAACCTACTGGGTTAACGCCACCAATATACCAAACGGTGAAACCGAGAATATGCATGCAGAACTTGCACAGAAATTCAAGAGATACTATACAGTACAGCAATCCAACTATATGGTAGAAGACGAATACATACCAAGACCTGTAGAACTGGAAATGGAGGAAGCCTGA
- a CDS encoding ATPase domain-containing protein: MFNGADSEEISMDDAENRVKTGIPGFDELCGGGLIRDRTYLISGTSGAGKTNFGIQFIYNGITKYGENGIIIATEERPEQIRKNVSKFGWDLKKLEDEGKLAIIDACSTKIGVPSQEKYVDVRPFDIRSMLDQIITTQEQINAKRAIVDSTTSISFFLQEPAKIRIELLKLSTTLEILGLTSMMTCEIIDETNPSRFGVENFVTDGTIMLYYDRHENVRLHSMEIYKMRGTDHSKKIHPYDITPDGFVIHPHRDLYTMA, encoded by the coding sequence ATGTTTAACGGTGCAGATTCTGAAGAAATTTCAATGGATGATGCAGAAAACAGGGTCAAAACAGGGATACCGGGTTTTGACGAACTGTGCGGTGGAGGGCTTATAAGAGACCGCACCTATCTTATATCAGGAACTTCCGGTGCAGGTAAAACTAATTTTGGAATCCAGTTCATCTACAACGGTATCACAAAATACGGTGAAAACGGCATCATAATAGCAACCGAAGAAAGACCCGAACAGATCAGGAAAAACGTTTCCAAATTCGGATGGGATCTTAAAAAACTCGAAGACGAGGGGAAACTCGCCATTATCGACGCCTGTTCAACCAAAATCGGAGTACCTTCACAGGAAAAATACGTTGATGTCAGACCCTTCGACATACGTTCAATGCTTGACCAGATAATCACAACCCAGGAGCAGATAAACGCCAAACGTGCCATCGTAGACTCCACAACATCCATCAGTTTCTTCCTGCAGGAGCCTGCAAAAATCAGGATCGAGTTGCTCAAACTCAGCACAACACTGGAAATACTCGGTCTCACATCCATGATGACCTGTGAGATAATCGACGAAACCAATCCCTCAAGGTTTGGGGTAGAAAATTTCGTTACCGACGGCACCATCATGCTGTATTACGACAGACATGAAAACGTCCGCCTGCATAGCATGGAAATCTACAAAATGCGCGGAACCGATCACAGCAAAAAAATACATCCCTATGACATAACTCCAGACGGATTTGTAATCCATCCGCACAGAGACCTATACACAATGGCTTAA
- a CDS encoding exodeoxyribonuclease VII small subunit, with the protein MPEEDNDDTRFEDSLEELEQIVKQLENGDLTLDESLETFEYGIKLVQKCNSKINMAEKKIEELIEENSELKTKQFTEFDD; encoded by the coding sequence ATGCCGGAAGAAGATAACGATGACACACGTTTTGAGGATTCACTTGAAGAACTTGAACAAATCGTAAAACAACTCGAAAATGGAGACCTTACACTTGATGAAAGTCTTGAAACCTTTGAATATGGAATCAAACTTGTTCAAAAATGCAACTCCAAAATCAACATGGCTGAGAAAAAAATTGAAGAACTAATAGAAGAAAACTCTGAACTAAAAACAAAACAATTCACAGAATTCGATGATTGA
- a CDS encoding S-layer protein domain-containing protein, whose translation MNKILTMALSALMVLALFAMVSPASAEEHTVDQIDVRGPVWNMQADEVNVTIGHDGTTTETFTLGKDAGSWGITDNTVWDLDDTTTYGELSDFSDWRDFKNNVLANINTSTTAEINNVTITGLYNEDAQVVFKTIDGLSKTVGDGNGPLGSGIADSLVTLEANSDNFAAFWYDLADDESSENIIVNVSESTSDKKLEDDTEALLYKSTIVSGIESEFDFNNNESNPWTYQKIGFLAEEYVPIVEDEADKLSKLVMDDDTSHTIRTGESLELADGYAITPQQIDVEGDKVWLELTKDGEFVDDKVITVTEGTNTWTYDQDVMGEDDIVTLKVNIDEVFQGQVDSLAVIEGVWQIADDGIELESEDSYGNMEIDTVDGNTIDMILSSSITLNKDDTYNVMEDIHFTTADADELRFHLTRSITEPGTYEVRGTVANESEFNDLGTITWTPKGETGYSFAGFWYDLADNRDSEKLMVDVGHLSDTDRQLSDDPSDVRYKSTIVSGIESEFDFNNNESNPWTYQKIGFLAEEYVPIVEDEADKLSKLVMDDDTSHTIRTGESLELADGYAITPQQIDVEGDKVWLELTKDGEFVDDKVITVTEGTNTWTYDQDVMGEDDIVTLKVNIDEVFQGQVDSLAVIEGVWQIADDGIELESEDSYGNMEIDTVDGNTIDMILSSSITLSDDSEQHLMEDIYFKVADSDDVRFYPYVEKTIAGEEPEEDMPTAAFSASPMSGNAPLEVTFTDESENADEYEWDFGNGETSTDANPTTTYEEAGEYTVTLTVSNDAGEDTAEETITVNPEGTPEEPEMPTADFSANTTSGTAPLTVEFTDNSENAENYEWDFGNGETSTEANPTVTYEEADEYTVTLTVSNDAGEDTAETTITVDAAEEPGDGEGNGVPGFEAVFAIAGLLAIAFLVRRNRN comes from the coding sequence ATGAATAAAATATTAACAATGGCACTGTCAGCCCTGATGGTACTGGCATTGTTCGCAATGGTCAGCCCAGCAAGTGCCGAAGAACACACAGTGGACCAGATTGACGTTAGAGGTCCAGTGTGGAACATGCAAGCAGATGAAGTAAATGTTACCATTGGACATGATGGTACTACAACTGAAACCTTTACATTAGGTAAAGATGCAGGAAGCTGGGGTATAACTGATAACACTGTTTGGGATCTTGACGATACTACAACTTATGGTGAACTGAGTGATTTCAGTGACTGGAGAGATTTCAAGAACAATGTTCTAGCAAATATTAATACATCAACCACTGCAGAAATAAACAACGTTACTATAACAGGATTGTACAATGAAGATGCACAGGTAGTATTTAAAACCATAGACGGATTAAGTAAAACTGTTGGAGATGGTAATGGTCCATTAGGAAGTGGCATCGCAGACAGTCTTGTAACCCTTGAAGCAAACTCTGACAACTTCGCAGCATTTTGGTATGACCTTGCTGACGATGAGTCAAGTGAAAATATAATTGTCAATGTATCTGAATCAACTAGTGACAAAAAGCTTGAAGATGATACAGAAGCACTTCTCTATAAGAGTACCATAGTAAGTGGTATAGAGTCAGAATTTGATTTCAACAATAACGAGAGCAACCCATGGACCTACCAGAAGATAGGTTTCCTTGCAGAGGAATATGTACCAATCGTTGAGGATGAAGCCGACAAACTCTCCAAACTCGTTATGGACGATGACACCAGTCACACCATAAGGACAGGAGAATCACTCGAACTTGCTGATGGCTACGCAATTACACCACAGCAGATAGATGTAGAAGGTGATAAGGTCTGGCTCGAACTCACCAAAGATGGTGAATTCGTAGATGACAAGGTCATTACAGTAACAGAAGGAACCAACACTTGGACCTATGACCAGGACGTAATGGGTGAAGATGACATTGTAACACTCAAAGTCAACATCGATGAAGTATTCCAGGGTCAGGTAGACAGCCTTGCAGTCATTGAAGGTGTCTGGCAGATAGCTGATGATGGAATCGAACTTGAATCCGAAGACAGCTATGGCAACATGGAAATTGACACTGTTGACGGCAATACCATCGATATGATACTTAGCAGTTCAATAACATTGAATAAAGACGATACCTATAATGTGATGGAAGATATACACTTCACAACTGCTGACGCAGATGAACTCAGATTCCATCTGACAAGGTCTATTACAGAACCAGGTACTTATGAAGTAAGAGGTACAGTAGCCAATGAATCTGAGTTTAATGATTTGGGTACAATAACTTGGACACCAAAAGGTGAAACTGGTTATTCATTCGCAGGATTCTGGTATGATCTCGCTGATAATAGGGACTCTGAAAAACTTATGGTTGATGTAGGCCACTTAAGTGATACTGATAGACAACTTAGTGACGACCCATCCGATGTAAGATATAAGAGTACCATAGTAAGTGGTATAGAGTCAGAATTTGATTTCAACAATAACGAGAGCAACCCATGGACCTACCAGAAGATAGGTTTCCTTGCAGAGGAATATGTACCAATCGTTGAGGATGAAGCCGACAAACTCTCCAAACTCGTTATGGACGATGACACCAGTCACACCATAAGGACAGGAGAATCACTCGAACTTGCTGATGGCTACGCAATTACACCACAGCAGATAGATGTAGAAGGTGACAAGGTCTGGCTCGAACTCACCAAAGATGGTGAATTCGTAGATGACAAGGTCATTACAGTAACAGAAGGAACCAACACTTGGACCTATGACCAGGACGTAATGGGTGAAGATGACATTGTAACACTCAAAGTCAACATCGATGAAGTATTCCAGGGTCAGGTAGACAGCCTTGCAGTCATTGAAGGTGTCTGGCAGATCGCTGATGATGGAATTGAACTTGAATCCGAAGACAGCTATGGCAACATGGAAATTGATACTGTTGACGGTAACACCATCGATATGATACTCAGCAGTTCAATAACACTGTCAGATGACAGTGAACAGCACCTTATGGAAGATATCTACTTCAAGGTAGCTGACAGCGATGATGTAAGATTCTACCCATATGTAGAAAAAACCATCGCCGGTGAAGAACCAGAAGAGGACATGCCAACAGCAGCATTCTCTGCAAGTCCAATGTCTGGTAATGCACCTCTCGAGGTAACATTCACCGATGAGTCTGAAAACGCAGATGAATACGAGTGGGACTTCGGAAACGGTGAAACCTCAACCGATGCAAACCCAACAACCACCTACGAAGAAGCAGGTGAATACACTGTCACACTGACAGTATCCAACGATGCCGGTGAAGACACTGCTGAAGAGACAATCACTGTCAACCCAGAAGGCACACCTGAAGAACCAGAAATGCCGACAGCAGACTTCAGTGCAAACACCACATCCGGTACTGCACCACTGACAGTTGAATTCACTGACAACTCCGAAAATGCAGAGAACTATGAATGGGACTTCGGAAACGGTGAAACCTCAACTGAGGCAAACCCAACAGTCACCTACGAAGAAGCAGATGAGTACACTGTAACCCTGACCGTCAGCAATGACGCAGGTGAGGACACCGCAGAGACCACAATTACAGTCGATGCTGCTGAAGAACCAGGAGATGGTGAAGGCAATGGCGTACCAGGCTTTGAAGCAGTCTTCGCAATTGCCGGTCTCCTTGCAATAGCATTCCTTGTCAGAAGGAACAGAAACTAA
- the xseA gene encoding exodeoxyribonuclease VII large subunit → MIYTVSELNTHIKQLLKNELSINQIWVRGEISNFKKHTSGHYYFTLKDRNNQISCVSFRSTNRNIKFEPEDSMQVLIFGSIDVYKVRGQYQLNVFDIRPDGIGELYKAYEQLKNQLDSEGFFKDTNKKSIPEFPHRIGVATSTKGAAIHDIMNVVKRRFPVDILISPTIVQGEQSASSIVDSIEKLNQCSVDVIILGRGGGSLEDLWSFNEEIVARAIYSSQKPVISAVGHETDYTIADFTADMRAPTPSAAAELVVPDYMDIIRRINNLSSRMENAITNKITEKSTQLYYVQKRMHPERLYDNIRQNQQQVDELLSRMEYSIKNVLKSKKSSLQIHANHLQAVSPLKTLERGYSITTDSKNGSVIKSIDNVSNGDSLDIIVKDGIIKCSVKNTSKKSLKHNSAKD, encoded by the coding sequence ATGATATACACCGTATCAGAACTCAACACCCATATCAAACAGCTACTAAAAAATGAACTGTCAATAAATCAAATATGGGTCAGAGGAGAAATATCCAACTTCAAAAAACACACATCAGGGCACTACTATTTTACATTAAAGGACAGAAACAACCAGATTAGCTGTGTGAGTTTCAGGTCAACTAACAGAAACATCAAATTCGAACCTGAAGACTCGATGCAGGTACTTATTTTTGGTTCGATTGACGTCTATAAAGTTCGCGGACAATACCAATTAAATGTGTTTGATATACGACCCGACGGAATCGGAGAATTATACAAAGCCTACGAACAGCTCAAAAATCAACTGGATTCTGAAGGGTTTTTCAAGGACACAAATAAAAAATCCATCCCGGAATTTCCCCACCGAATAGGAGTGGCAACATCCACAAAAGGAGCCGCCATTCATGACATAATGAACGTAGTAAAACGCAGGTTTCCTGTTGACATACTGATATCTCCTACCATAGTACAGGGTGAACAGTCAGCATCAAGTATAGTAGATTCCATCGAAAAACTGAACCAGTGTAGTGTCGATGTTATTATACTGGGAAGAGGAGGGGGTTCGTTAGAAGACCTGTGGTCGTTTAATGAAGAAATCGTAGCAAGAGCCATCTACAGTTCACAGAAACCCGTAATATCTGCTGTTGGTCATGAAACCGATTATACAATCGCGGATTTTACAGCAGACATGCGTGCTCCCACCCCTTCGGCAGCCGCTGAACTGGTCGTCCCCGATTATATGGACATAATCCGGCGTATCAATAATCTGTCATCACGTATGGAAAACGCCATCACAAACAAAATAACTGAAAAATCCACACAATTATACTATGTACAAAAACGGATGCATCCGGAACGGTTATATGATAACATAAGACAGAATCAGCAGCAGGTAGATGAACTGTTATCACGTATGGAATACAGCATAAAAAACGTCTTAAAATCAAAAAAATCATCATTACAAATACATGCAAACCATCTGCAGGCTGTAAGCCCATTAAAGACATTGGAGAGGGGATACTCTATAACCACAGATTCTAAAAATGGGTCTGTGATAAAAAGTATAGATAATGTGAGCAATGGCGACAGTCTTGATATAATAGTTAAAGATGGTATTATAAAATGCAGTGTCAAAAACACCAGCAAAAAATCATTGAAACACAACAGTGCTAAAGATTAA